The following proteins are encoded in a genomic region of Lytechinus variegatus isolate NC3 chromosome 7, Lvar_3.0, whole genome shotgun sequence:
- the LOC121419454 gene encoding uncharacterized protein LOC121419454 yields MQQIHDIVSSLAEERDVEVQYIPDYEPSYDVDMTFVSLCGISTISELIPGVCRAIAEAYKDEVFNIPTTPGAWSTLAQQFEQRWNIPHAIGTLDGKHTAIKKPAITDSLYHNYKGFFSIPLLALVDAEYKFIWIELGGK; encoded by the exons ATGCAGCAGATACACGACATCGTTTCATCTTTGGCAGAAGAACGAGATGTGGAAGTTCAATATATACCAGACTATGAACCATCCTATGATGTAGACATGACCTTTGTCTCCCT ATGTGGTATCTCAACCATATCAGAGTTGATTCCAGGAGTGTGCAGGGCCATTGCAGAGGCATATAAAGATGAGGTCTTCAACATACCTACCACCCCTGGAGCATGGAGCACCCTTGCCCAGCAGTTTGAACAGAGATGGAATATCCCCCATGCAATTGGTACATTGGATGGAAAGCACACAGCCATTAAGAAGCCAGCAATCACAGACAGTCTCTACCACAACTATAAGGGCTTCTTCTCTATACCACTGCTGGCATTGGTAGATGCAGAGTACAAGTTCATCTGGATTGAGCTGGGAGGTAAATGA